TCGGCTTCTGTCGTTGGTGTTTGAGGTGCTGTGTCCCGTTCGCTGTCGCCGCCTTCTTCCACCAATTCGAAAAGCGGGGCGTGAACCTTCGCGATGTCGCCTTCCTTATGGTAGAGGCGCGTTACCCGGCCTTTATAGGGAGCAGGAATTTCCACCAGGGCCTTGTCGGTCATCACCTCGGCCACCGGCTGGTCCTCTTCGATCACGTCCCCTTCGCTGACCAGCCATTTGACCAGTTCGCACTCCACGATACCTTCGCCGATATCGGGCAGTATAAAATCACTCATGATTGCTCTCCTGTCCTGATATCAACCTAGAATTCCACGCTCGACCTGATGGCCTCATAGACCTTCAGGTGATTGGGCAGATGCTCTTTTTCCAGCACCAGCGGGAAAGGTGTGTCCATCCCGGTCACCCGAGCGATCGGGGATTCCAGGTACAGGAAGCAACGCTCCTGTATCGTCGCCGCGATTTCGCCGGCGAAACCGCCGGTCAACGGGGCTTCGTGGGTAACCACCAAGCGTCCGGTCTTGAACACCGAGTTGGCGACGGTTTCCACATCCCACGGCAGGATGGTTCTCAGGTCGATGACTTCACAGGAAATGCCTTCTTTCTCCGCCATTTCGACGGCGTGTTCAATCACTTCCATCTGGGCGCCCCAGCCCAGTACGGTGACATCCGTGCCTTCTTTGAGCACTTCGGCTTCACCCAGAGGCAGCTGATAGTCTTCATCCGGTACGTCGCCGACGGAGGCGCGGTAGAGCCGTTTGGGCTCGAAGAACAGGGTAGGGTTCTTGTCATGGATAGCCGCCAACAGCAGACCCTTGGCCTGATGCGGGT
Above is a genomic segment from Marinobacter panjinensis containing:
- a CDS encoding alpha-ketoacid dehydrogenase subunit beta — protein: MTQMNMLQAINNALDTAMAADERVLCFGEDVGIFGGVFRATSNLQQKYGKARCFNTPLVEQGIIGFANGLAAQGSVPVAEIQFADYIFPAFDQIVNESAKFRYRSGNLFNVGGLTIRAPYGGGIAGGLYHSQSPEAYFAHTPGLKIVVPRNPHQAKGLLLAAIHDKNPTLFFEPKRLYRASVGDVPDEDYQLPLGEAEVLKEGTDVTVLGWGAQMEVIEHAVEMAEKEGISCEVIDLRTILPWDVETVANSVFKTGRLVVTHEAPLTGGFAGEIAATIQERCFLYLESPIARVTGMDTPFPLVLEKEHLPNHLKVYEAIRSSVEF